CGAAGCTTTGAGGCACGAATCGCCGGCGATCGCATTGTAGCCCGAAGCGTTAGCGAGGGACGCACGCCGCCGAACGTTCCATTTATGTGCGAGCTCAAGCGGCGCTCGCACTGGCCGACTGCGCTGGCCAGTGGCACACCGGCGAACGCCCCCTCACCCCTAACCCCTCTCCCGCGAAGGGGAGAGGGGAACCGGTGTGCCACCGGCGAACGCATTTTAGCCCGAAGCGTTAGCGAGGGACGCACGCCGCTGGACGTTCCATTTGTGTGCGAGCTCAAGCGGCGCTCCACTGGCCGACTGCGCTGGCCAGTGGCACACCGGCGATTGCGTGCATCCCTCGCTAACGCTTCGGGCTACAATGCGGCGATTGCGTGCAACATTTACCCGAGAGCCGCTTGCTGGCAAACGGTGGATTGTGGATTGAAACAACGCTGCGCATTCGCCGTTGAAATCAATGCAGCGGCCTCGGCCGGCACCTTTTCGTCGACCTTGAACTTGAGCATCAGGTCGCAGCGCTCGGCAAATGCACGGTCCGCTCGCGGGCGAGTTCTGCCGCGTATTCAGTGCGGCCCGAATGCCGTCGACAGACAACGCTGGATAGCTGCCGAGGAGTTTTTCAGGCGATGCGCCGCCTGCAATGTTGTCCACGACAACAGCAACCATGACCCGCGTTCCGGCAATGCACGCCTGACCTTGGCAAACGAATGGATCAACGAAAACGGTCTCGCCAATTCATTGTGCTCGCCCTCAATTCTCTGTGGTTGCCCCGCACGAATGTATGTCGGGCGTCAGTTATGCTCCGCCCCGTGGCCGTCGGGTTTGTTGAGATGGGAGCGCAAATAGCGGGCGCGCTCGATGTTGCGGTCTTCGGTGTCGAGTTCGACGCCGCGGAGCTTTTGCAGATGGGCCGGCTGTGTGTGGATGAAGAGCTCGTTCAGATCGGGGATCGCGAGGTCGGGAATCAATCCCAGGTTCACGCCCATCCGCACTCGCGACAATAGGTGCATCGTCTCTTCGGAGCTGATGGTTTGGGCCGTGCGCAGGATGCCGTAGGCACGGCTCACCTGATCGTGCAGCGTTTCGTGCTTTTCGCGAACCAAAAATTCGCGAGCCCGGCGTTCGTAGTCGATCAGCACCGGCACCACGTCGCCCACCTGTTGCACCAAGTCGAGCTCGGTTCGGCCGAGCGTGATTTGGTTCGAGATCTGATAAAAGTCGCCCATCGCTTGCGAGCCTTCGCCATACAGGCCGCGCACGGCGAGGCTGATCTTTTGCAGGCTGCGAAACACCTTTTCGATTTGCTTGGTAATCACGAGCGCCGGCAAATGCAGCATGACGCTGACGCGCACGCCGGTGCCGACGTTGGTGGGGCAGGCGGTCAGGTAGCCCAATCGCGGATGGAAGGCGTAGGTGACGCGCTCTTCGATCAGATCGTCGATCTGGTTGATTTGCTCCCACGCGGCAGCCAGATCGAGGCCGCTGTGCATGCACTGGATGCGGAGATGATCTTCTTCGTTGATCATCAGGCTGATTTGCTCGCGACCGTCGATGGCCACGCCGCGGGCGCCGTGGCTTTCGGCATGCTCGCGGCTGATGAGCTGCCGCTCGACGAGGAACTGCCGGTCGATGCCTTCCAACTCGCTGACATTGATATATTGCAATTGGCCGGAGCTTTGGATTTGCAGAATTCGTTCGCGGAGTTGGCGTTCGATTTCGTTGCGATCTTGGTCGGTGGCCCGGCTGATGAAGGGGAACTCGGCCAGATTTCGAGCGAGCCGAATGCGGCTGCTCATGACGATATCCGACTCGGGGCCGCTGGCGCGCAACCATTCGCCGGTCGAATTGGCAAGTGCGTTTAGATCCACAGTACGTTTATATCCGCAGTTGAATTTGAACGCGCGGCGGGTTTGAATTCTTCGAGCGGTCGCCAACGGAGCAGGCACATTCCATGTGCCGTCCGCGGCGCAAATAAGGGTCACTATCCAACGGACTGGCAACGATTGCCGGCTGGTTCGGCGCTGTACACACGGAGTGTGCCTACTGCATTATTCCGGCGGGGATTGTTGGGTTTGTTCTTCGACACGGCGAATTTCGTCGCGCAGGCGGCTGGCCCGTTCGTAATTTTCTTCGCTGATCGCTTCCTTCATCTCGCGGCGCATGCGGATCAATTCGGTCTTGTGGGCCGTGCCGCCGGCGTAGCGATGCGGGCGTTTGCCGACATGAGCCGTCTCGCCGTGGATGTTGGCGATCAACGGTTCGAGTTCCTTCTCGAAGAAGATATAGTCGTGCGGGCAACCGAGGCGGCCCTGATTGCGGAACTCGAAAAACGTAATGCCGCACACGGGGCAGGCTTTCTTGTCGAGCTTTTCGAGCTCTTCCGCCGTCTGGCCCACGGCCAATTGCTGCGCAAGCGCGCCGGCCAACGTGGGCTGCGAACCAGGCTCCGGCTCGGTTTGGGTGAGATACAGCCGGGCATGCTCCTCGCAGAGGTGCAATTCTTGCTGATGCTTTCCCTTTTCGAGTTCGGTGATGTGGAAGGTGGCCGGCTTATCGCACTTTTGGCACTTCATTGCGTACCCCCTTGGAAGGCTACAGGTTCAAGGCTACAGGCTTGAGGACGCTACACTCCGCCATGCGCTTGTTGCCAAACACCTTCAGCCTCGCCGCCTTCCCGTGCAACCTCGTCCCTGCGGCATCTGTTCCGAAATGCCTAGGGGATTCTAACAGCGGGCGAGCAGGTGTCAAGGATAGTGCTTGCATGCGGTTGCGTCGTAAGCCCTGTCGGCCTATGCGGATGGGCGCGCCGCCCCGACTGCACGGCCGCGGCCCGCGAACCGTGGACTGCAAACCAGAACGCTGCTATCCTGATTGCCGGTTTTGTGGCTCGCGTGAATCGACTTGTGCAACGCAACGCGCGAAACCGCAAGCGAGCCCCAACGCCGTTTGAGATAGAAGCTCGCTCGCGGTTTCGCGCGTCCTAACGCTAACCCCTTATCCTCACCTCACCCTTCCTCCTTGCACTATCCTCCTCTCGATAGCTTCGCCCGACTGGTCGACGGTCCGCGGCTCGTGCCCGTCTACCGCCGGCTGGTGGCCGATTCGTTGACGCCCGTTTCGGCGTTTCACAAGCTCGACGGCGGGGCGTGCGCCTGCTTGTTTGAGAGCGTGGTCGGCGGCGAAAAGGTCGGGCGATATAGCTTTCTCACGGCCGATCCGTTCATGCAGATCGAGCTGCGCGGGGCCCGGATCACGGTTGTCGGGCCCGGCGGCGCCGAGGAAGCGGAGGAATTCGAATCGCCCGATCCGCTGGGTGAACTGGAGCGGCGCGTCGAGTCGTTCAAGGCCGTGCATCTGGCGGAATTGCCGCCGTTCACCGGCGGGGCCATCGGCTACGCCGGCTACGACGTGGTGCGATACACCGAGCGACTGCCGAATCCACCCACCGACGATCGGCATTTGCCGGACCTGGCGTTTGCGTTTTACGACCGCATGGTCGTGTTCGACCACATCAATAAGACGATCGTCGTGGTGGCGATGGCCCGGATGGATCAGTTCGCGCCGGCCGAAGCATATCGCGATGCCCAGCAGCGCGTCGATGCGATGGTCGAGCAGCTTTCCCGCGGCGACGAACTGCCGCCGATCGATATCGACATCAGCGGCCCGCCGAAAATCCCATACAAGGCCAATTGCACGCAGGATGAATTCCAACAGTCCGTCGAACGCTGCGTCGAATACATCCGCGCCGGCGACATTTTTCAGGTCGTCGTTAGCCAGCGGCTCGAAGTCGAGGTCCACGCTTCGCCGCTCGATATTTACCGCGCCCTGCGGGTAGTAAACCCCAGCCCGTTCATGTTCTACCTGCGCACGCCGAGTGCGACGCTCGTGGGCAGTTCGCCGGAGGTGATGGTGCGCGTGGTCGAGGGGCAAGTGACCGTGCGGCCATTGGCCGGCACTCGCCCGCGCGGACGGAACGACGAGGAAGACCGCCGGCTGGCCGAGGAATTGCTCGCCGACCCGAAGGAGCGGGCCGAACATGTGATGCTGGTCGACCTCGGCCGCAACGATGTCGGCCGCGTGGCGCGATTCCGCTCGATGGAAGTCAGCGATGTAATGGCCATCGAGCGCTATAGCCACGTGATGCATATCACCACGAATGTCAGCGGTCGATTGGCCGAAGGCAAGAATGCGTTCGACGCGTTGCGGGCCTGCTTGCCGGCGGGGACGGTTTCCGGGGCGCCGAAGGTGCGGGCGATGCAAATCATCGACGAACTCGAACCGACCCGCCGCGGGCCGTATGCCGGAGCGGTCGGCTATATCGACTACGGCGGCAACATGGACACGTGCATCGCCCTGCGAACGATCGTCGTGCAGGGGAACAAGGCGTATGTGCAAGCCGGGGCCGGGATCGTCGCCGATAGCCAACCCGCGGCCGAGTATCAAGAAACATTGAACAAAGCTCGCGGACCGCTGAAAGCCATCGAAATCGCCGAACGCCGGGCGAAGTGACGACGCATTTTCACGCAGAGTCGCGTGCGGGGTTAGCCCGCAGCGCAAGCGAGGAAGAGCGGGGTTTCTTCCTTGCGTGCGCTGCGGCTCGGAAGACAGAACCAAGGGTGCAGATTGCAATGGCAACATCGACCGCCGCTCCAAGCCAAACCTCGCCGCCGACGCTGACAACGATGCATCCGACCGGGGCCGACCCGGTCGCGCCGCCGCGTGGGCGACCGTGCGCGGCTTGCGGGTCGCCGGTCGATCCGGGCGATAAATTCTGCCACGCCTGCGGAACGGTTCAGCCTGCTGTTGGCCCCGCCGGCTTGCCGCGGGAGGTGGTCGCGGCAAGCACTGGCGGAGCCAGTGGCACACGGAGTGAAGCTGCGGCCGCGGGCGCAGCCGGCGCGCAGAAGCATTTTCGCTGTCAGCAGTGTGGGGCCGAGGTGGCGGTGGATCCGGGCGAGCGAAGCTTTACCTGTCCGTTCTGCGATTCGAACTACGTCGTGGAATTGCCGGCCGATAGCCAACGTGCGCAGCCGGAGTTTGTCGTCGGGTTCGCGATTTCGCCGGACGACGCGGCCGCGAAATTTCGGGCGTGGCTCGGCGAGGGAGGCTGGTTTCGTCCCGGCGATTTGAGCACCGCCCGGGCCGACGGCAAACTTCGCGGCGTGTATTTGCCGTTTTGGTCGTTTTCCACGCTCGCGCAAAGCGACTGGTCGGCGCAAATCGGCGAGTATTGGTATCGCACCGAAACCTACACCGCGTACGAAAACGGCAAGGCCGTCACCCGCACCCGCGAGGTGCAAGAAACCGAATGGTGGAACCTCTCCGGCAAACACCACAACTACTACAGCGGCTATCTCGTAACGGGTAGCAAGGGTTTGAAGCAAGCGGATGCCGACCGAATCAAGCCATACCATTTGGCCGCGCTGAAGCGCTACGAGCCCTATTTTCTCGCCGGCTGGCTGTGCGAAGATTATTCGATCGACCATGAGGCCGCCCAAAAGATTTGCCAACAAGAATTCTATCGCTGGGAACAGACGGCCGTGGCCGCGTTTTTGCCGGGCGACACGCATCGGGCCGTCGCGGTGCAAACTGAATTCAGCGACACCACCGCCGATTTGATCCTGCTGCCGCTTTATCTATTGAGCTATCGCTACGGCGACAAAGTGTATCGATTCATGGTCAACGGCCAGACGGGCCACGTCATCAGCGAGAAACCCCTCTCGCCGCTGCGGATCGGTTTGGCCGTCGCAGGCGGATTGCTGTTGCTCCTGCTGGCGTGGCTGCTGATTTATTTCTCGCGGCATTGAAGGGCGGGGCGGCGACGGTTCGATTGCTTAAAACGCGCAAAACCGCAAGCGAGCCACACGCCGCCGCTTGCGGTTTCGCGCGTTTGGTGTGCCCCCGCCAAAGGCTGCCCGGTGTGCCCCCGCCAACTGCTCGGTGTACCCCAACTGCTCGGTGTGCCACTGGCCAGCGAAGTCGGCCAGTGTGAGCGCAATTGCGTGTTGCACAATATGCAGATGCCAACCGTGATGGTGGATTAGCGCATCTGTCCGTCGAAGCCGGCCAACCTCGACTCGCCGTTCGGCACTTGCAGCCTTCGCCTGCCGGCGGCACACGCTTCACAAGCGACCTTTCGCAGCATTATCCAAGAGCGGCGGCCAGGTCGTCGCGCAAGTCTTCGAATTCTTCCAGGCCGACCGAGAGGCGGATCAGGCTGTCGCTGATGCCGTGGGCGGCGCGGGCGGCAGGATCGTAGCTGGCGTGCGACATTGCCGCGGGCTGCTCGATCAGCGATTCGACCGCCCCCAGGCTCACCGCCAGGCGGAACAACTTTGTTCCATTCGCCACGTGCTTTGCCGCCGCCAAATCGCCGGCGACTTCGAACGAAAGCATGGCCCCAAAACCGCCCTGCATCTGGCGGGCCGCGAGCTCGTGGCCCGGATGACCGGCCAAGCCCGGATAATAGACGCGGCGAACGCGCGGATGGGCCGTCAAAAACTCGGCCAAGCGAGCGGCGGTGCGGCATTGCTCGAGCACCCGCAGCGAAAGCGTTTTGATGCCGCGCGAGCAAAGAAACGACTCGAGCGGCGCCATCACCGCGCCGGTGGCGTTTTGAATGAAATACAGCCGGCGAAACAACTCTTCATCGCGAACCACCAGCGCTCCGCCGAGCACGTCGCTGTGGCCGCCGAGATATTTCGTCGCCGAGTGCATGACGATGTCGGCCCCGAGCTCCAGTGGCCGGGTGAGCGCCGGAGTAGCCAGCGTGTTGTCGACGCCGAGCAGAATACCATGCTGCTTGGCCAATTCGGCGACGGCGCGAATGTCGGTAATCGACAGCAGCGGATTGCCGGGGCTTTCGATCCACAGCAGTTTCGTTTGCGGAGTGATCGCGGCGGCAAATGCCGCCAGATTGGTCGCCGGGGCAAGCGTTGCGGTGATGCCCGCTTGAGGGCAGATTTTATGCAACAGCCGGAACGTGCCGCCGTAGATATCGGTGCCGGCGACGATGTGGTCGCCCGGCTTCAGTAGCAGCGTCGCGCAGTGGATGGCCGCCATACCGCTGGCGAAGGCCAAAGCGCCGCAGCCCGATTCGAGCGAGGCCAAGGTGGTTTCGAGCGCTTTGCGCGTCGGATTGCCGCTACGCGAATAGTCGAACTCGGCCGATTCGCCGACGCCCGGTTGAACGTAGGTCGCCGCCAAATGGATCGGCGCGATCACGGCCCCGGTTTCCCGATCGGGCGGATTGCCGACGTGAATGGCGCGGGTGCGGAAACGCATAGGGATGCCAACGGGCTTTCTAAAGTAGCAGGCACACTCCGAGAACGTGAAAGAATGGGGACGGGCGCCTCACGCCGACCGTTTTCGCCGGTGTTGCATCGAGCGACTTCGAGCCAGTCCCCATTCTTTCACAAACACTCCGTGTGCCGACCGCGCGTCCGAGGTACGTTGCATACCGAGCAGCGCAGACGGCACACGGAGTGTGCCTGCTACTCTACGCAATTCTAGGTTTTTTCCAGGGCTTGCGCCAGGTCGGCCACGAGGTCTTCGGGGTTCTCGATGCCGCAGGCCAGCCGGATCATGTTGTCGGGAATGCCCCAGCGCTGGCGATCGGCCGGCGAAGCGGTGAAGTAGCTCATCACGAGCGGCTGCTCGATCAGCGATTCGACGCCCCCCAGGCTCGGGCCGATGCGCGGAATCCTCACCGCATCGACCACGCGGGCCGTTGCCCGCCAATCGGCGTCGCGCACCAAGAATGTCACCAATCCGCCGAAGCCGCGCATCGTCCGCCGCGCGACTTCATGATATGGATGCGACGGCAAACCCGGATAATAGACGCGCTCGATCCGCGGATGGCCGGCCAAAAACTCCGCCACGGCCTGACCGTTTTCATTGTGCCGCTGCATGCGGAGCTCGAACGTTTTCAGTCCGCGCGCGAGCAGATAGATATTTTGAGGAGCGTTGATCGTGCCCATGATGCCGCGCAGCTTGCACACTGCATCGAGCTTCTCGGCCGTGCCGACCAGCACGCCGGCCAAGAGGTCGTTGTGTCCGCCGAGATATTTCGTGGCCGAATGCATGACGTAGTCGACGCCGGCCGCGAGCGGGCGGATATTGAACGGCGTGCCCAGCGTGGCGTCGATCAGCGTTTCGACGCCCGTCCGCCGGCCGAGTTCGGCAAACCGCTCCAAGTCGACGATGCTCAGATGCGGATTGGTTGGCGATTCGCTGATCAGCAGGCGAGTGCGCGATGTGATGGCGGCTTCCATGGCATTGAAATCGCAAGCCCGCACTTGCCGGGTTACCACGCCGAAGCGCGACAAATGCTTGCCGCAAAACTCGCGGCTGCGATGGTAGCATTCGTCGAAGAAGATTACTTCGTCGCCGGCGTTGAGCTTGGCCAGCAGCAGCCCCACCAGGGCCGACATTCCGGTGGAGAAGAGCAGAGCGGATTCGCCCCCTTCCAGCGCCGCCAGTTTTCGCTCGACGACCCGCATGCTCGGGTTGCCGTAGCGGCCGTATTCTTCGCGCGGCTGTTCCTTTTCGATGAAATCGATGACGGCCTGCGTGTTTTCGAACGTGTAGGTCGAGGTGGCGAAGATCGGGTCGGTGATCGAGTTGGCGAATTTTTGCCGATCCTCGCCGGCATGCACGGCGAGAGTCGAGGGGCCCATGGCGACGTTTTTCACGGCCGGTGTTGCCGCCCGCTCGCCGTTCAGAACTGCGTCCGCGGCTTCGGGAACGTCGAGGGGCGCGGCGGCAGGTTTGGCGCTAGTAGTCATGATCGAGCGAACTCCAAGGGCACAAGGCTTCACATTGCCGGCCGTACACAAAAAAAGCCGCGAGTCGGCCGACCAACGGCCAATTTCGCGGCTCCCCTTGGGTCAAGTTTGATCGCCCGATCCAATCCGGCACAGTGCATGATTGGCTGCACAATCGTTTCTAGCTGATTGCACAGTTGGGCGATGGCACTTTAGCAGTTTGTGGGCTGCAAGCGGCCGCAAATCCCGAGCGCCAATTCTAGCTCTGCCGCTGAACGGTTGCAAGCGACCGACTTCGGCGGTCTCGGCGAAGCGCTCAGCCGGCCTCGGCCGATTCCGAGTTTGCCCGTTGTTGTTCGCGGTCCAAGAACGCGTCGATTTCGGCAGTCGGGCGATCGGGGTCGCGCGTCGAATCGTGGCCGGATGAATTTGGCTGGCGAATTTGCGGAACGGAAATCTGGCTGCGCAACCGTTCGTGCCGCTCTCGGGCCGCGGTGAATTCACTCGCCTTGCCGGCGCCGAACACGGCCGCCGCGATCCCGATCACCATGAAAACGACGCCCAACAATGGAAACATCGCGGGGGCGCCCTGCGACGACGCAATACCGATCCAAACCATGCCGAACACGACGGCAATGATGCCGAAGATCACGCTGCCGACCACCGATGGCTCGACCATTTGGCCGTCATTGCCGCGGGACAGATACGTTTGGCGTTCTTGCTCCCATTCGCGGTCGATCCGGGCGAGTTCGGCCTCGTTGTGAAGTTGGGCGAGTTCGCTCTCCATGACACCGGTGCGCTCGTCAATTTGCGCCAACTTTTCGGTGTACGTCGCCGAATCGTTGCGTCGGACGGCCAAACTGGTGTGGCAATGCGTGCAAGTGACAAACCGAGCGTCGCGCGGAACTTGCAGGGGCGCGCCGCAGTTGATGCAAGCAATGGTTTCCAGGTTCATTGGTTCGCTCCCCGGGCAGATTATCCCGTGCTCGATGCGGAAAATCAATGGAGGCGCTGAAGCGATGCGGCGTGTGCCGATTTTGCGGCTCACTCCTCCCCGAGGTTTCGAAGGGCGGCTGGCCAAGTCGGCAAAAAAATCGCGACTCGAGTTGCTAGACGGTCGGTCCAACTTTGGCTTAGAATATGGCATTCACGATCGGCAATGGAAACAGCTTTTGCGGGGGGAGGATGCCATGTGCTGGGGTATGCGATCTCGGCGGCGCGGCTTGCAAACGGTGGCATGCGCAGGAAGTCTTCCGGCCCTGATGCTGCTGATCGTGCCGGCCGCGCGGGCCGATGGGCCGGTCAAGGAAATTTCGCCGATTCCTGCTGCTCGGCCGGCCACGCCCCCCGCAAACCAAGTGGCGGCGATGAACCGTCCGGTTCCAGCCGCTGCCGCGCCGGCCGCGAAAGCAGCCGCCGCTGCGGACAGTCCGGCGGCGTTGATCCAGCAATTGGGCGACGATCGGTTCGAAGTTCGCGAAGAAGCCAGCCGGCGACTGAGCCAAATGGGAATCGAAATCCAGCCGGCGCTCGATGGCGCGCTGCATAATCCCGATCTGGAGGTTCGCGTTCGCGCCCGGCGCATTCTCGACACGGTGCTGAAGGCTGATCTTGAGAAGCGGCTGAATGCGTTCGCCGAAGACGTCAACGACGCGAAACATCTCGATCTGCCGGGCTGGTCGCGGTATCGGCAGGTAATCGGCAGCAGCGGCACGGCTCGAAAGCTGTTTGTGGAAATGCAACGCGCCGAGCCGAATCTGTTCCGTGCCCTGGAAGACGGCCCCGCCGCAACCGCGACGGCTTTGGACTGCTCCGTCGCCCAATCCGTGATCCGGATGCAATCGCGAGCCCGGTTTCCCAACGGATACATGCTTCCCTTGGGATCGATCACGGCCATGCTCTTCGTCGGCTCGGATAACCAGGTGCTGATGGCCGACAACACGGCCACGCAAGTGGCCTATCTCACCAACCAGCCGGCCATTCAACAGGCAGTCACGAGCGGCAGTCAGATCGCCGTGATTAAGAAAATCCTCGGCGCCTGGATTGCCCGGGATGCCAGCGCGAATGTCTTGGCCCAAAACCTGTCGATTGCGATGCGCTTCGATCTCAAGGAAGGAGTGCATACGGCCGCCAACGCGCTGAAGCAAGGGAACCAGCCGGCCTATATCAAGCAGATGGCCCTGGCGATGATCGGCCGGTTGGGCGACAAGACGAATCTGCCGTCCGTCGAAGCATCGCTTGGCGATACCGAGCTGTGTGGCCAGATGAATATGAACAATCAGCTCTATCAGACGCAGGTGCGCGACGTGGCCTTGGCGGTTGCCATCCATCTCGAAGGGCAAGAGCCGAAAAATTTCGGCTTCGATCGCCTCGATATGTCGAACGGTTTGCCCTACTACAATCCGGGCATGATCGGTTTCCGCAACGCGGATGAACGCGATGCATCGGCAAGAAAATGGGCAGATTGGGTTGCGAAACATCATCCAAAGAGCGCCGCTAGCACGACGGCCAAGAAGTCGTAATCGACCGCGCAGCTTCTCTGCTTTCTCCGGCCTTCTATCGGCACAATCCTCC
This DNA window, taken from Pirellulales bacterium, encodes the following:
- a CDS encoding PLP-dependent aspartate aminotransferase family protein, with the protein product MRFRTRAIHVGNPPDRETGAVIAPIHLAATYVQPGVGESAEFDYSRSGNPTRKALETTLASLESGCGALAFASGMAAIHCATLLLKPGDHIVAGTDIYGGTFRLLHKICPQAGITATLAPATNLAAFAAAITPQTKLLWIESPGNPLLSITDIRAVAELAKQHGILLGVDNTLATPALTRPLELGADIVMHSATKYLGGHSDVLGGALVVRDEELFRRLYFIQNATGAVMAPLESFLCSRGIKTLSLRVLEQCRTAARLAEFLTAHPRVRRVYYPGLAGHPGHELAARQMQGGFGAMLSFEVAGDLAAAKHVANGTKLFRLAVSLGAVESLIEQPAAMSHASYDPAARAAHGISDSLIRLSVGLEEFEDLRDDLAAALG
- a CDS encoding UvrB/UvrC motif-containing protein, whose product is MKCQKCDKPATFHITELEKGKHQQELHLCEEHARLYLTQTEPEPGSQPTLAGALAQQLAVGQTAEELEKLDKKACPVCGITFFEFRNQGRLGCPHDYIFFEKELEPLIANIHGETAHVGKRPHRYAGGTAHKTELIRMRREMKEAISEENYERASRLRDEIRRVEEQTQQSPPE
- a CDS encoding aminotransferase class I/II-fold pyridoxal phosphate-dependent enzyme, producing MGPSTLAVHAGEDRQKFANSITDPIFATSTYTFENTQAVIDFIEKEQPREEYGRYGNPSMRVVERKLAALEGGESALLFSTGMSALVGLLLAKLNAGDEVIFFDECYHRSREFCGKHLSRFGVVTRQVRACDFNAMEAAITSRTRLLISESPTNPHLSIVDLERFAELGRRTGVETLIDATLGTPFNIRPLAAGVDYVMHSATKYLGGHNDLLAGVLVGTAEKLDAVCKLRGIMGTINAPQNIYLLARGLKTFELRMQRHNENGQAVAEFLAGHPRIERVYYPGLPSHPYHEVARRTMRGFGGLVTFLVRDADWRATARVVDAVRIPRIGPSLGGVESLIEQPLVMSYFTASPADRQRWGIPDNMIRLACGIENPEDLVADLAQALEKT
- the trpE gene encoding anthranilate synthase component I, which translates into the protein MHYPPLDSFARLVDGPRLVPVYRRLVADSLTPVSAFHKLDGGACACLFESVVGGEKVGRYSFLTADPFMQIELRGARITVVGPGGAEEAEEFESPDPLGELERRVESFKAVHLAELPPFTGGAIGYAGYDVVRYTERLPNPPTDDRHLPDLAFAFYDRMVVFDHINKTIVVVAMARMDQFAPAEAYRDAQQRVDAMVEQLSRGDELPPIDIDISGPPKIPYKANCTQDEFQQSVERCVEYIRAGDIFQVVVSQRLEVEVHASPLDIYRALRVVNPSPFMFYLRTPSATLVGSSPEVMVRVVEGQVTVRPLAGTRPRGRNDEEDRRLAEELLADPKERAEHVMLVDLGRNDVGRVARFRSMEVSDVMAIERYSHVMHITTNVSGRLAEGKNAFDALRACLPAGTVSGAPKVRAMQIIDELEPTRRGPYAGAVGYIDYGGNMDTCIALRTIVVQGNKAYVQAGAGIVADSQPAAEYQETLNKARGPLKAIEIAERRAK
- a CDS encoding zinc ribbon domain-containing protein, which translates into the protein MATSTAAPSQTSPPTLTTMHPTGADPVAPPRGRPCAACGSPVDPGDKFCHACGTVQPAVGPAGLPREVVAASTGGASGTRSEAAAAGAAGAQKHFRCQQCGAEVAVDPGERSFTCPFCDSNYVVELPADSQRAQPEFVVGFAISPDDAAAKFRAWLGEGGWFRPGDLSTARADGKLRGVYLPFWSFSTLAQSDWSAQIGEYWYRTETYTAYENGKAVTRTREVQETEWWNLSGKHHNYYSGYLVTGSKGLKQADADRIKPYHLAALKRYEPYFLAGWLCEDYSIDHEAAQKICQQEFYRWEQTAVAAFLPGDTHRAVAVQTEFSDTTADLILLPLYLLSYRYGDKVYRFMVNGQTGHVISEKPLSPLRIGLAVAGGLLLLLLAWLLIYFSRH
- a CDS encoding protein arginine kinase gives rise to the protein MDLNALANSTGEWLRASGPESDIVMSSRIRLARNLAEFPFISRATDQDRNEIERQLRERILQIQSSGQLQYINVSELEGIDRQFLVERQLISREHAESHGARGVAIDGREQISLMINEEDHLRIQCMHSGLDLAAAWEQINQIDDLIEERVTYAFHPRLGYLTACPTNVGTGVRVSVMLHLPALVITKQIEKVFRSLQKISLAVRGLYGEGSQAMGDFYQISNQITLGRTELDLVQQVGDVVPVLIDYERRAREFLVREKHETLHDQVSRAYGILRTAQTISSEETMHLLSRVRMGVNLGLIPDLAIPDLNELFIHTQPAHLQKLRGVELDTEDRNIERARYLRSHLNKPDGHGAEHN